The following are from one region of the Nostoc cf. commune SO-36 genome:
- a CDS encoding Ycf51 family protein, protein MLTTANFLQYTQWSGIATLVFAAITVLAFILKWGLRFRLVGTTGFMLVVTAGLFALSIVPLSRTVIPGAARYTLIYDNGSTQAVIATSPQITPTQLDATLRQAVSNLFSSGRSGTRQEDKLTVRARTIIHPEPGTSVPVYLGEAKRSLISRENSTIAIEIYTEKFAQLPKPTA, encoded by the coding sequence ATGCTCACAACAGCTAACTTTCTTCAGTACACCCAATGGTCAGGTATAGCTACCTTGGTATTTGCTGCCATAACAGTTTTGGCTTTTATTCTCAAATGGGGCCTCCGCTTTCGGCTGGTGGGTACAACTGGCTTTATGCTGGTGGTGACGGCTGGTTTATTTGCACTCTCGATAGTCCCCTTGAGTCGGACTGTGATTCCAGGGGCAGCCCGGTACACTTTAATTTATGACAATGGGTCAACACAAGCGGTGATTGCTACATCACCCCAAATTACACCCACACAATTAGATGCAACTTTACGTCAAGCAGTTAGTAATCTGTTTTCTTCTGGTCGCTCAGGTACACGCCAAGAGGACAAGTTGACAGTTCGCGCTCGTACCATTATCCACCCGGAACCAGGGACTTCTGTACCAGTTTACTTGGGTGAAGCCAAGCGATCGCTCATTTCTCGTGAAAATTCTACGATCGCAATCGAAATTTACACAGAAAAATTCGCCCAATTGCCAAAACCTACTGCTTAA
- a CDS encoding VOC family protein, with amino-acid sequence MPIYPQIDQQVTFFYVHNINVSTQFYEQKLGLELWLDQGSCRIYTVSGSGYLGLCQASEKLTPPSDKQSSVIFTLVTQQVDEWFEYLKERGVEFEKSPTLNEKYNIYHCFFRDPDGYLIEIQRFETNDKKKDITK; translated from the coding sequence ATGCCTATTTATCCGCAAATCGACCAGCAAGTTACCTTCTTTTATGTCCATAATATCAATGTATCTACACAATTCTACGAGCAAAAACTAGGCTTGGAGCTATGGCTTGACCAAGGAAGTTGTCGAATTTATACTGTTAGTGGTTCTGGATACTTAGGATTGTGTCAAGCAAGCGAAAAATTAACTCCTCCAAGCGACAAGCAATCAAGTGTCATTTTTACCCTGGTGACACAGCAGGTGGATGAATGGTTTGAATATCTCAAAGAACGTGGTGTCGAATTTGAAAAGTCACCTACACTAAATGAAAAGTACAACATTTACCACTGTTTTTTCCGCGATCCTGATGGTTATTTGATTGAAATTCAACGTTTTGAGACTAATGACAAGAAAAAAGACATAACCAAATAA
- a CDS encoding SIMPL domain-containing protein (The SIMPL domain is named for its presence in mouse protein SIMPL (signalling molecule that associates with mouse pelle-like kinase). Bacterial member BP26, from Brucella, was shown to assemble into a channel-like structure, while YggE from E. coli has been associated with resistance to oxidative stress.) codes for MLSTSVTVGVGALTPKVTNAQLFYPPASDRHSLMVIGQGVMRVPADTADIELAFSSGASNDELQTQPSAFPEAHRKSSLTLLLNDKTAAEPLSDKKLITKATLQPVVDSLVAKGIRADKIQVQINPNSSENNAKILVRLEKPTRDRVQEIVATANKSTSQIENLSVKNVGVEYAVNDCQALQSSVYQSAMKDAQSRAQALASAMGVKLDIPSVAEPFYTLFYPSCSSKTGVPLPSFASFLLSPVYNPDAPAEVEMKKDIFVTYTTK; via the coding sequence ATGCTAAGTACTTCCGTGACTGTCGGGGTAGGAGCATTAACACCTAAAGTCACTAATGCCCAATTATTTTACCCACCAGCAAGCGATCGCCATTCATTAATGGTAATCGGTCAAGGCGTAATGAGAGTGCCAGCAGATACAGCGGATATTGAATTGGCATTCAGTAGCGGAGCTAGCAATGATGAGTTACAAACGCAACCATCAGCCTTCCCAGAAGCCCACCGTAAATCCTCACTGACTTTACTTTTAAATGACAAAACAGCAGCAGAACCGTTATCAGACAAAAAATTAATCACCAAAGCAACTCTTCAGCCTGTAGTGGATAGCTTAGTTGCTAAAGGCATTAGGGCTGATAAAATTCAAGTGCAAATTAACCCTAATTCCAGTGAAAATAACGCCAAGATATTGGTGAGACTAGAAAAACCAACACGCGATCGCGTCCAGGAAATTGTTGCTACAGCGAACAAGTCCACGAGCCAAATTGAAAACCTTTCTGTCAAGAATGTGGGTGTTGAGTACGCAGTTAATGACTGTCAGGCTTTGCAGAGTTCAGTTTATCAATCAGCGATGAAAGATGCTCAAAGCCGCGCTCAGGCTTTAGCAAGTGCGATGGGCGTTAAACTTGATATTCCTTCTGTCGCCGAGCCATTTTACACATTATTTTATCCCTCATGTAGTTCTAAAACTGGAGTTCCTTTACCGTCGTTTGCTAGTTTTTTATTATCACCAGTTTATAATCCAGATGCTCCGGCAGAAGTTGAAATGAAAAAGGATATTTTTGTGACATATACAACAAAATAA
- a CDS encoding O-antigen ligase family protein, with product MSSLITWLKQSRKINRRPLNWGFALLSVLLIVSAGFAQDKTAAFLGLFNLLPFFLLFAAHSALIQTFAQLRQMAWVLVIGSMPVVIIGLGQLFLGWSLKLEILWVVLDWTIAPGGNPPGRIAAFFLHANTFAAYLVIIFILSLGLWIEQWQLGINKNSVSSSHSPFPLLFLTVAVIANFITLIFTSSRNGWAIAIFACLAYAFYQGWRILVGGVAAIVSSVLLAAFAPLPIAQIFRWVVPAFFWARLNDDMYPDRPVALMRKTQWEFAWSLAEQHPWTGWGLRSFSELYKVQMQISLGHPHNLFLMLSAETGFPSALIFSGLLAWILITGIQLLQKSKSINTGDRLIFFSYLLAFVGWILLNTVDVTLFDFRLNALSWLILAAICGVVDRYNRQDKLTSHQN from the coding sequence TTGTCTTCATTAATAACTTGGCTGAAACAATCCCGCAAAATTAACCGCCGCCCCCTCAACTGGGGATTTGCCCTTTTGAGTGTATTACTGATCGTGAGTGCTGGGTTTGCCCAGGACAAGACTGCTGCTTTTCTCGGCTTATTTAATTTATTACCATTCTTTTTACTTTTCGCTGCCCATAGCGCTCTGATTCAAACATTTGCCCAATTGCGGCAAATGGCTTGGGTTTTGGTGATCGGTTCCATGCCAGTGGTAATTATCGGCTTGGGACAGTTATTTTTAGGCTGGAGTTTGAAATTAGAAATTTTGTGGGTTGTGTTGGATTGGACGATCGCACCAGGAGGAAATCCGCCAGGGCGTATTGCTGCATTTTTCTTGCACGCTAACACCTTCGCAGCTTATCTAGTAATAATTTTCATCCTTAGTCTAGGGTTGTGGATCGAACAATGGCAATTGGGTATTAACAAGAATTCAGTCTCTAGTTCCCACTCCCCATTTCCCCTCCTCTTCCTAACCGTAGCGGTGATTGCCAATTTCATTACCTTAATTTTCACCAGCTCGCGTAATGGGTGGGCGATCGCTATTTTTGCCTGTTTAGCTTATGCATTCTACCAAGGTTGGCGCATTCTTGTGGGTGGCGTTGCTGCGATCGTTTCTAGTGTGCTTTTGGCAGCTTTTGCTCCTTTACCAATCGCTCAAATTTTTCGTTGGGTAGTTCCTGCGTTCTTTTGGGCAAGGTTAAATGACGATATGTATCCAGATAGACCAGTCGCATTAATGCGAAAAACTCAGTGGGAGTTTGCCTGGTCTTTAGCTGAACAACATCCTTGGACTGGCTGGGGATTACGCAGTTTTAGTGAACTCTACAAAGTGCAGATGCAGATTTCCTTGGGTCATCCCCATAACTTGTTTTTGATGTTATCTGCTGAAACTGGTTTTCCCAGTGCTTTGATATTTTCTGGCTTACTGGCTTGGATTTTGATTACAGGTATTCAATTATTGCAAAAGTCAAAATCTATAAATACAGGAGACAGATTGATATTTTTCAGTTATCTCCTGGCCTTTGTTGGGTGGATTTTATTGAATACAGTAGACGTAACCCTCTTCGATTTTCGTTTGAATGCGCTTTCATGGTTAATTTTGGCTGCTATTTGTGGAGTAGTAGATCGTTATAACCGACAAGACAAGCTTACATCTCATCAAAATTAG
- a CDS encoding NAD(P)/FAD-dependent oxidoreductase has translation MTDIAVIGAGIAGLVCAQQLSQAGYSVVVVEKSRGLGGRLATRRLQGTCADHGACYLKPKGELFEHFVEILRSRHILEVWTEEVYELTAGAPLSEPKNRSPRYVAPEGMSAIAKSLAPGLEILLNQRVIGITPTPENSWRLTLESSNEELTAKAIVVAIPAPQAVMLLEPLGESILDAAFLNNLRSVEFYPSISAIAGYPSTSQPFPEWKALTFVDDADLAWIGLDSSKRPNPQQPHFVVQSSADFAQRDLESQDLQPAGHYMLQRAAESLSLPWLNTPEWMQVHRWRYAFPSRPWHEAFLSAGTSSPLVCCGDWCGGNLVEGAMLSGLAAADEINNQLRHLPFENVNFLNIFT, from the coding sequence ATGACTGATATTGCAGTGATTGGTGCCGGAATCGCGGGTTTAGTCTGTGCCCAGCAGTTAAGTCAAGCTGGATATTCGGTGGTAGTGGTGGAAAAATCGCGTGGCTTGGGAGGAAGACTCGCAACACGCCGCTTGCAGGGAACTTGCGCGGATCATGGGGCTTGTTACCTGAAGCCAAAGGGTGAATTATTTGAACATTTTGTAGAAATATTGCGATCGCGCCATATTCTCGAAGTTTGGACAGAGGAAGTTTACGAACTCACAGCAGGCGCTCCTTTATCTGAACCTAAAAACCGCAGTCCGCGATATGTTGCACCGGAAGGAATGAGTGCGATCGCTAAATCCCTTGCTCCGGGTTTAGAAATATTACTGAATCAGCGTGTTATTGGTATTACCCCAACTCCCGAAAATAGTTGGCGTTTGACTCTCGAATCTAGTAATGAAGAATTAACTGCAAAAGCTATAGTTGTTGCCATTCCTGCACCCCAAGCTGTGATGCTGTTGGAACCTTTGGGTGAAAGTATATTGGATGCAGCCTTTCTTAATAACTTGCGTTCTGTAGAATTTTATCCCTCAATTAGTGCGATCGCGGGATATCCTTCTACATCCCAACCCTTCCCTGAGTGGAAAGCTCTAACTTTTGTCGATGATGCGGATTTAGCATGGATTGGTTTGGACAGTAGCAAGCGTCCTAACCCTCAACAACCACATTTTGTAGTGCAAAGTAGTGCTGATTTTGCCCAACGTGATCTAGAATCACAGGATTTACAACCTGCCGGACACTATATGTTGCAACGAGCAGCCGAATCCCTGTCTCTTCCTTGGCTGAATACTCCCGAATGGATGCAAGTACATCGTTGGCGTTATGCCTTTCCTAGTCGTCCTTGGCACGAAGCTTTTTTGTCTGCGGGAACTTCCTCACCTTTAGTTTGCTGTGGTGATTGGTGTGGCGGCAATTTGGTGGAAGGTGCAATGCTTTCTGGATTAGCTGCGGCTGATGAAATTAATAATCAGTTGCGTCATCTACCTTTCGAGAATGTGAACTTTCTCAACATTTTTACCTGA